From the genome of Chiloscyllium plagiosum isolate BGI_BamShark_2017 chromosome 13, ASM401019v2, whole genome shotgun sequence:
ggcacctcacctgtggctatccatgatataaatatctcagcaagaggccccgcaatcacttgtctagcttcccacagaattctcgggtacacctgaccaggtcctggggatttgaaATTTTCAGATATTAACTGTTGTATGCATGAAATATCAGTGAGATTTTAACTTCATGGCAGTAAGGTAGAGCAAATATATTTTAGTACATcttgaatgacacaaaaattaaacattttgcaCAGCTGTCTTGAGTGCTTTAAGTATTTCTTTTGTTGAAACAACTTCTATAGCTGTACATTCAACAACTACACTAAAAGTTTTAGATCATCAAATGCACTTACAAGTTCAACAGAATCACCAACCACTCTGCTGTAAACACACCCTAAAAACACCTCAAGAATAGTAATCCAGGGCAATAACAATGGGTTATAGTAACAATCAGATCACTCGTGTTGCTGatgtttagtattgaatttatATAACTTATTGAATTCACATCAGAATTTACAATTTAAGTGAGATCAGATGATATCTTCTCAACTCAGGGAcacagctggaaaatgacacaTTGCAACCCCATTCCACAAAAGGCCTGGTGATGAGATATCTTGATATCACATTCATTAGATACTTAATCAAGATATTTATGAAGGGAGAGTAAGAGATGACTCATGGCATAATGAGTGACAATCCTTTGACTGTGATTTTACAGCTACAGCAAGTACATCAGCGTCTGAGACACCTTCAACATTTGAACAATCAACTGCGACAACATCCACAGGAGTGGCAACAACTACAGCCGGGCCAATTACACTAGAACCGGCAACAACTACAACAGGGACAATTACACCAGAATCGACAACTACAGCCGGGCCAACTACACCAGAACCGGCAACAACTACAGCAGGGACAACTACACCAGAACCGACAACAACTACAGCAGGGACAACTACACCAGAATCGACAACAATTACAGCAGTGACAACTACAACAGAATCGACAACTACAGCCGGGGCAACTACACCAGAATCGACAACTACAGCTGGGTCAACTACACCAGAACCGACAAATACAGCAGGGACAACTATACCAGAATCGACAACAACTACAGCCGGGACAACTACACCAGAACCGACAACAACTACAGCCGGGCCAACTACACCAGAATCGACAACTACAGCAGGGACAACTACACCAGAATCGACAACAATTACAGCAGTGACAACTACAACAGAATCGACAACTACAGCTGGGTCAACTACACCAGAATCAACAACTACAGCCGGGTCAACTACACCAGAACCGACAACTGCAGCAGGGACAACTACACCAGAATCGACAGCTACAGCCGGGTCAACTACACCAGAACCGACAACAACTGCAGCAGGGACAACTACACCAGAACCGACAACAACTACAGCAGGGTCAACTACATCAGAATCGACAACTACAGCCGGGTCAACTACACCAGAATCGACAACTACAACAGGGACAACTACACCAGAATCAACAACAATTACAGCCGGGACAACTACACCAGAATCGACAACTACAGCTGGGTCAACTACACCAGAATCAACAACTACAGCCGGGTCAACTACACCAGAANNNNNNNNNNNNNNNNNNNNNNNNNNNNNNNNNNNNNNNNNNNNNNNNNNNNNNNNNNNNNNNNNNNNNNNNNNNNNNNNNNNNNNNNNNNNNNNNNNNNNNNNNNNNNNNNNNNNNNNNNNNNNNNNNNNNNNNNNNNNNNNNNNNNNNNNNNNNNNNNNNNNNNNNNNNNNNNNNCCGACAACAACTACAGCAGGGACAACTACACCAGAACCGACAACAACTACAGCAGGGACAACTACACCAGAACCGACTACAGCAGGGACAACTACACCAGAACCGACAACTACAGCCGGGTCAACTACACCAGAATCGACAACTACAGCAGGGTCAACTACACCAGAGGCAACAACAACTACAGCAGGGACAACTACACCAGAACCGACAACTACAACAGGGACAACTATACCAGAATTGACAACTACAGCAGGGTCAACTACACCAGAACCGACAACAACAACAGCTGGGACAACTACACCAGAACCGACAACTACAACAGGGACAACTACACCAGAAACGACAACAACTACAGCCGGGACAACTACACCAGAACCGACAACTACAACAGGGACAACTATACCAGAATTGACAACTACAGCGGGGTCAACTACACCAGAACCGACAACAACTACAGCAGGGACAACTACACCAGAACTGACAACTACAGCCGGGTCAACTACACCAGAATCGACAACTACAGCAGGCACAACTACACCAGAATCGACAACAACTACAGCAGGGACAACTACACCAGAACTGACAACTACAGCCGGGACAACTACACCAGAATCGACAACTACAGCTGGCACAACTACACCAGAATCGACAACAATTACAGCCGGGACAACTACACCAGAATCGACAACTACAGCTGGCACAACTACACCAGAATCGACAACAACTACAGCAGGGACAACTACACCAGAATCGACAACTACAACAGGGACAACTACACCAGAATCGACAACAACTACACAGAGATCCACTGCGCCATTAACAAGTGAGTCCTGTTAACAACCTAAATAAAAGTAAACAGTATGACAACAACTGGAAATAGAAAGCATTGGTCATTTTATTTTGCAGTGCTTTGCTTCTGATGACATTCAAAATAATCCAATATACGCCCAAAATTACAATTAAATTGAGATGAGATTTAATGTAGCAGCTTCAGAGTTGGCTGTAGTAAAATGTCAATTCTCAATATGCGCAACCTAAAGAGATGTTGTTCCAACCGGTAATGGTGTGTCCACCAACATTGATAAAAAGCAGTTAAGAAATGAGAATTTTGAGTTAATTCCTGTTGGatttaaaagcaacattttattATACAGGCTATAATAAATGCTTTGAGCATTCCTGGTGAATCATATATTTAAAGTGTAGAACTAATGAGTTCTAAATCAATTTTTACATCCACAACAGCATGAACAAGCATAtcagaacaaataaaaaacacagaaatttgTGACAAGTACCAATGATAGAGATGTTTCAGCATGTAAACCTAACGGTGTATGCCTGCAGCATAGTTAACAGTATCAATCAGTTTAATGACATCAGAAATTAATGGGCAACAGATTGTTTTAATAGCAGCAACTCTAATGCGATATTCGGAAAAATAATTCTATTTCTACCAAAGCTGTCAATGACTTTTAAGTCTTTTACTTTTAGTTATTGCAGAATTGCAGCTGGTATAATAAAAGTGAACATCATCATTCTTTAAACGCAGTCCTGATTGTCAATCATGATATATGTTCAAATCATTAACTTTGTTAGTATACTGTAGTTGCAGTTATGGCAAGTGGATACTTTTGGAATGCCAAGGATAGAAAAGGCGTCATCAATTTTTCCTTTTGGataatttgttttgttaagtTATTGTTACAAAGTGGAAAACAAATGCCCACACAAAGTGTTCAAGAAAGGATAGGCTCAGATGTAGAAACTGAAAAGGTTGTTGCATTGTCCTTCATGTTTAGTGCTTAAATTAACATTCTTATTTCAATTGCGAACATTGCTCTAAATTACTTGTCAAATGCATTAGAGTCCATTTGAAGACTCTTATTTAAAAGTAAGAGTCAGTGTACATTTCTGCGACTGATAACACTTGCATGACAACTTAGAAACAAGTGAAAAAATTGATTGCTGTTTGAAGGAAGAAATCATTTTAATGAGAAGGGTGCTCACTATTGTTTGATGTCAGTTGAAATTTTCTGATATTAACTATTGTATACATGAAATATCAATGAGATTTTAACTTCATGTAACTTTTCTTGGATGGAAGTGACCTGATCAAGATGGATGGATTGTGCCTGAATTGGAAGGGCACTAATATACTAGccaggagatttgctggagctgctcaggtggatttaagctagtaagttggtggggtggtgggacccagggaaatagtgacaAATGAGATCAAACTGAGACTGGTGCAGCTGGGAAagagagcaagtcaaacagtcagggcaggcaggaataaggaagagaacaaggtagaattgataaatgaaactgcatttagttgaatgcaagaggccgaacagggaaggcagatgaactcagggcatggttaggaacatggaactgggatatcattgcaaatACTGAAATGTGGCTCagtgatggacaggactggcaacttaatgttccagaatgcaaatgctacaggaaggacagaaagggaggcaggagaggagggggagtgacatttttgataagggatagcattactgctgtacttaggtcGGATATTCCTGGGAACACATCCATTGAAGTTACttggtgaaactgagaaataagaaagggatgatcaccttatggggattgtattatagaccacttaatagtcagcaggaaattgagaaacaagtttgtgaggagatctcagttatctgtaagaataataggttggttatggtaggggagttTTACtgtccaaacatcaactgggactgccatagtgtaaagGGTTTAAGTGGAGAGGTatatgttaagtgtgtacaagagaattatctgcttcagtatctggatGTACCgaccagagaaggtgcaatacttgacctactgttggatagtaaggcagggcaggtaggGGGGAATGGCAAGGACAAGTCTCCCGGCCAGTACATTAGCccacttccaattcaggtgcaatccatccttcttttaCAGCTCTCATCTACACCAGAAGAAatgccaatgatccaaaaatgtgaactcttttgccctgcaccagctcttcagccacacatccatttgcttcatcctcctattcctaccctcactagctcatagcaccaggagtaatccagatattattattctcgaggaactcctttttaaatttgttcctaactttctatattcaccCTTCATAATCTCATCTTTTTCCCCTCATATGTTGCTagctccaatgtgtacaacagcCTCCTCCcccttttgagaatattttgcactctctctgagatatccttgatcctggcaccagggaggcaacacactattctgatttcttgctgttgGCTCatttgtctgtacctctgactggagagtcccctaacataatCAATCGCTTGAAACCTGATGTACCCTTCattacattagagtcagtcttgataccagactcttggctgtttgtgctacattcccctgagagttcaaCATCCCCTACAGGCTTGTTTGACATAGGGATAATGACAGGAGACTCATGCatgacctgcctccctctcctacctttccagGAGCTAACCCGTTTACCTTCCTTTAACTGGCATTAATCACACTctctagctcctgtaaattcctcatttcatctaactgcctctccaaccgatccatgcaatTTGATcggattcgcaaccaaacacgcttcctgcagacataatcatcagtaacatggaaactctccctgatctcccacatctgacagggaGAGCACATCGTTCTAccaaaggccatctttgcacctcaacaatctacagacccagaaaatagcatagaCCGTatgctctaaaaaacactgctccaggctaacttagtccGTATGtttatataatttttaaatttaatgaagagatagatctcaatgaaacaaataatcaagaaataacccactctactcactattgcagattTACAAACAAAAGAACAGCATGGTTACACATAAAAATTAAGCACTTAACTGCTCCTGTGCAGTGACCCCTCTCAcgcaggttcctccaaggtcagctgtgaatgttGCTGTTTGTTAATATTTCTTAGATGCACTCCGATACTTGAGATACTTGAACTCTCACAGCAAAAACAGTAggtgtgcagattcactgctgggtcaggcagcagtgTACGTTTCTTTCTCCGTTTAAATCACTGTCCATGTGATCACtatctttgtctctcttcctccatNNNNNNNNNNNNNNNNNNNNNNNNNNNNNNNNNNNNNNNNNNNNNNNNNNNNNNNNNNNNNNNNNNNNNNNNNNNNNNNNNNNNNNNNNNNNNNNNNNNNNNNNNNNNNNNNNNNNNNNNNNNNNNNNNNNNNNNNNNNNNNNNNNNNNNNNNNNNNNNNNNNNNNNNNNNNNNNNNNNNNNNNNNNNNNNNNNNNNNNNNNNNNNNNNNNNNNNNNNNNNNNNNNNNNNNNNNNNNNNNNNNNNNNNNNNNNNNNNNNNNNNNNNNNNNNNNNNNNNNNNNNNNNNNNNNNNNNNNNNNNNNNNNNNNNNNNNNNNNNNNNNNNNNNNNNNNNNNNNNNNNNNNNNNNNNNNNNNNNNNNNNNNNNNNNNNNNNNNNNNNNNNNNNNNNNNNNNNNNNNNNNNNNNNNNNNNNNNNNNNNNNNNNNNNNNNNNNNNNNNNNNNNNNNNNNNNNNNNNNNNNNNNNNNNNNNNNNNNNNNNNNNNNNNNNNNNNNNNNNNGGgattatttcagttagcaaagccttggctactgcactggcatcctgtttagacgtggaaaatatttggaaaacatatcaactattgcCAGGTATcagacaattgtctgtgtggagtttgcacattctccccgtgtctgcgtgggtttcctcccggtgctccggtttcctcccacagtccaaagatgtgcaggtcagttgaactggccatgctaaattgcccatagtgttaggtgcattagtcagagggaacgggtctgggtgggtcaatgtggacttgttgggccgaagggcctgtttccacattgtaggtaatctaataaaaaaatacCATTTCCCTTCGCTGAGCGTTAGTTCAATAAagtccatctgtaaatgttcaaagggtttttgggggtggggatgtgctgcctgactcatctgtattcccctgtccacattattagtggcacagataacacattgttcacaatatttctgggagtaatccCTCAGTGTACCAGTGTGCCGAAACACTGTCATACATCCCCCTTTTGATACATGGTCCTTACcatgtgtcagtttggcatagaatggaaataatgatcgtggtagacagggtttaccattggggccGCACCATATTCCTTCCCTCACAGAGCACCTTGCTTTTGTCCATTTATACTTTTCTTCTGGCGTGGCCTGCGGCTGTAACTCCCGTACGTCTGCTGGTGGGGTACAAATTTGACAtacacatgtcaaactgatcacttgTTGGCTGCTGGGCTGCCATTCTTGCTGCCTTGAGAAATCGTTATTTTTGGTGTGGGCTTCACACTTACACACAGCAATTAATTTAGGCCACAGGACCACTTCCAGGAGGTCAGATATCAGGCCAcagtgtgtgatgggctttccagtggaggtcaagaagcccttgtgtttccacagggttccaaaatcatgtacaactTCGAATATGTATCTACTACCAGTGTAGATATTCACTGTCTTTCCCTCAGCCAACTTACACACCTCAGTCAAGACAATCAGCTCTgctgcttgcgctgacagatgagaagggagtgatcctGCTTTGACTACCTTGTAGGTAGTTActacagcatacccaacacaattctggcctgtctccttgctcctgaatgctgacccatccacaaaaaactccatatctggattctgcaaatctggtctgggactgcaaatttcattagttacagcaACACAGTCATATGGGTCTCcatctccttctgtggggagaaggttagcagggttaaggacgttacatcactttattgtaatgttaggcatctccaataacacagtattgtTTCTAGGCCAACATGCTGCCGATATGTCTGCTGTCCTTTGCTCAGAAAGCAGTAtggatactgcatgtgggaccagaAGGGTTAATTCACCATAGCCAACTATGTCCCTGGTCACGGCTAGCaggcatttaggcaatcctgccgctaTGGGGTCAAGTTCAGCCAAAACATAAGCTAGCGGCCTCAATTTTCACCCATGACTATTGACTATCTGGTTGTACCGGTtacactaaagaaggcatttgctgaatccacaacagagaaccatttactgtctGGTAGAGTTTGAGCTAAtatagtataggggttgggaacatttggggtgCGTGGGACAACAGcgttattgactgcctgcaggtcttgaacacaCCTCCATTCCTCCGGTTCACCTGGAACGTTTGCCTTTTTGACCGGAAAAATGGGGGTTCTCACTGgtgagttttcacaggggattatcactccagcctttcggagggattcaaagactggagtaactCCTTCTATAGCCTCGGGTTTAACGggtattgtgctctgcaaggatgatactcagacttcggggttATTCTTATGGGCTCACAGCCCCATATgagccccacatcatgtttgccttttgcccACAACTCAGTAGGGACCATTTTTAATCTTGGGTCCGAAATTTCTATCTTAGGGAAACGTCAGGCTACCCTCCTGGGGTCTTCAGGGCTAGTGGGGGCTACCTGGACTgccctatctgcctgagttagtcaatttaatttcttcctatatgtctgcatatctgcattgaaccagcCACCCACATCGTCCCTGAAGACCCAACCTTTCGTTCTTTGTGCCTTTAgtacccatggtcccaaatcctgccacctgtcaCCTGACACCTTCGCCAGTGACACGTGAGGAAAAGAGCCTCCCACATCAAAAAGACAGGGTCTGCTTGCTGCTATAGAGACTttagataagttcacactgactgcacatctttgatctcTCCAATAAAATCcacacaataacaactgatcagGCTTAACCAAACCCCTGAACTAATCCTTCTCATATAATTTgtcaggaatgtttgaggataCTATCAaagaagcttttttaaaaaaagtacaggAATCTTTAACTAACTCTGTGCTATTcatgtcttgggagtgtttgatggaagtATTTACAAATTCTGTGAGGAAGCATGTGTTCTTGTCCTCAGTCACCAAGGCAGCTTTTGCTGTCATGGGGGACAGAGTTGTGAAACAGTTGGCCTTGGTAATCAAGgcaataatgaataaaaaatgatTCGTCAGGATCTTCACGGTGTATATGTGCTGTGCAGTGTAGCATTTCTccagcaagaaaattgatgttaataggattaacatggttacttGCTTCCAGGGTGAGTGAATCACTCACTGAACTTATTACTCTCTGGCTTAATTATCACTCATAGACATACATCAGGGGTCGTGGGTCGTATTTTACAGCCTGTAGGGGTAaatcttccctttgaattacctgcaaCCCAGTCGGTGTACTGAGCAAATCCAACTCCAGTTTCACTATGAGATCCTGAgccatcagatttaaaggacagaattccgataacaaaaatgagaattggaatgtttccccattACTGGTTTCGCACAATAGGGGTGCGGTAAATCTCTCTCGTATCATgactcctgatgcacccattgagttcaggaaccttccactcatctttatttgcgttgactctctgaactggcttgatttaaggactgaatatgttgcccctgtatctaccaaaaaggtaactggtgcACCTTCCACATACaacatagaggtaggcatcgACTTACACGCATCATTGCCATATTGGACGTATAGTCCACTCTGATTGAGACTGTTTGTACGGGCACTGCCTtgcccagtggtccattgctccgcaaacaaagcacccgccaAATCTATATCTGCCAgagcctctgcctctctcttttcccGCAGCACCTCCCTCCAATGGCTGGGTGATCATCTGCATCAgagtaagctgagctttatgtgcttgctgttccatctttggtttccgcttatccttctcttgggccagcaatttttcagcatgtatcgcgtgttgttctatcaaattcagctttcccatgtcccaggtaatacatgtgtctttgacctttttcactatttcatccttcattccactgatgaagctgttcctcaagTGCCTCATATGACGTGATTTCTGCCACCATTATGTTGTTGGGTGGTCTCAGTCCACTATGggcattatggacttcagtgaggcacgTAAGGTAttgggacactgtctcaccttcccGTTGTTTGCACATTGctattttggtcatgtccattcgcactgggaatgcctccctacaggTGGTTGCCAGCCCTGCAACAAAATCATTAAAGTCTCCATTCTCTCCCTCTTGTGGGTTGGCTGCTCTGGCATAGACGTTTACGGCTGGCCATTtatacttgattttggtgacatcgGCACCTAGTTTTCATCCCAGGAGACTTCTCATCTCATGTGACATGGGATGGAACTCGACACAGAACTTTATCACTTCCTTGGCGAACTTATTACCTCCAACCTCGCGTGGATaggcactttccaaatccttcatggtCCATGGTTGATGGGCGATGGGCCAGCACTGGGCGCCCTTCTGGACCTGCAACTTCAGCCATTGGTGCTTGCAGAACAACAGCACATCAGttctctcgctgtctgactcaTTGTCTGTCGTGAAGTGATCGCAAGCAGGCCCTGGATGCCATTCCATCTTGGAGTGGCTGTCCTTCTTTTGGGTTTCTTGCTTCAATTGGTTGCGGGTACGATATGCTACCGGTGATCGAACAGACCCTGAGGCGGCGGCTACTCACTCGGATCCTTCACCAGGCGGATCTCATAGGGGGGCTGTAAGCCTCAGAGGGCAGTCAAcaaggtcaggatctgaaacagacttaaaacactgtacagcttcattaGGTTGGTTTCCACGCACGTCTGCATGTGCATTAGTGTTTGCACGTGTAtttgatctatcttttacttgagatttcctttctctgataacagcctcagccttccacatgttataagcactccaattcacaggttctatttttcccttccctctcttcttctctctcttgcCTCCAACTGTGACCTCAGtatttccaactgccttttactaaaacttcctccctctggaaaaccacattccttaatgcacaattctaactgctttacagatTCTGGGATGTAATTGTTGagcatgtattgtatttttggttgaCCATTCCAAGTCCTCTCTGGACTCtttttttgtttgctcttgctggAGTCCATTTTCAGcgttactggaaaagtgttcaACTCTCTCTCTCGTTACCGTTATCTTTTTCCTTTGACTTGCTTTTACCTCTGGAGGTTCCCTCTCCTTTTGGGCAAGTCcacctcaatgccttggtttgcgtaaaccaagaaaccacgtaCCCGGTACGTCTTTGGCAAGTCCAACTCAACCAgtggtggttccaagtctaaaaccacccttaaacTTGCTGTCTCTTAAGGACTGTAGAGATGGCAATCCCTTCCCTTGGTTTTACTTGAATACCATGCGAGAGTTCACTGGACCCTCTTCCTGctttatttattctcttagaatgagtcCCTATGTAGGATTACTTAAGCCATGACTCTTACCCCAAGCCTATTTGGTTTGGACCCCAGCGCTGGGGCGATCCACAGATTCTCAGTCCTTTCACGCAAAGGGGCCAATTCAGTgctcgagatgaagtgaaagtcCTTCAAGGCACTGGCACCTAtgcctcctgggaatcttcagaatcttacCCAGTCACAGAGTTCTGGGCAagcccccaagtttactgtcgtggaaattaaatcgactcaaCTCaactgctagcaagagcaaagaaaaagctttatttttaacctCTGCATGCAGAGGaccaatacacttggcaaaaacGCCATGTTGTAAGGGCCCTGAACAAATTTCACATATTCTTTTTATACTATTCTTATCACATGCTCAA
Proteins encoded in this window:
- the LOC122556327 gene encoding mucin-2-like isoform X1 is translated as MGRAAVWTYPFLLLVISDLIHGQNTTVTSNVSITTVAETSTVVQSTSVTPISISIIEPTTDTTTQPVTSTTTPETPSTVEQSTTTTSIRELTSTPEPTSSTEPLTTTSNASITETPSTFDQSMTTSTQEVITTSEQTTTQSSTEPFTTTVSTSASETPSMFEQSTTTTSTRVPTTTAGSTTPELTTTAGSTPPELTTTAGSTTPELTTTAGTTTPEPTTTTTQSSTAPLTTTSGTSVSETPSMFEQSAMTTSTGVLTTTAGTTTPEPTTTTAGTTTPKSTTTTAGTTTPEPTTATVGTTTPESTTTTQSSTAPLTTTASTSASETPSTFEQSTTTTSTGVATTTTGTTIPEPTATAGTITPEPAPTTQSSTAPLTTTASTSASETPSTFEQSTATTSTGVATTTAGPITLEPATTTTGTITPESTTTAGPTTPEPATTTAGTTTPEPTTTTAGTTTPESTTITAVTTTTESTTTAGATTPESTTTAGSTTPEPTNTAGTTIPESTTTTAGTTTPEPTTTTAGPTTPESTTTAGTTTPESTTITAVTTTTESTTTAGSTTPESTTTAGSTTPEPTTAAGTTTPESTATAGSTTPEPTTTAAGTTTPEPTTTTAGSTTSESTTTAGSTTPESTTTTGTTTPESTTITAGTTTPESTTTTAGTTTPEPTTTTAGTTTPEPTTAGTTTPEPTTTAGSTTPESTTTAGSTTPEATTTTAGTTTPEPTTTTGTTIPELTTTAGSTTPEPTTTTAGTTTPEPTTTTGTTTPETTTTTAGTTTPEPTTTTGTTIPELTTTAGSTTPEPTTTTAGTTTPELTTTAGSTTPESTTTAGTTTPESTTTTAGTTTPELTTTAGTTTPESTTTAGTTTPESTTITAGTTTPESTTTAGTTTPESTTTTAGTTTPESTTTTGTTTPESTTTTQRSTAPLTSESC